Part of the Nitrospinota bacterium genome, GAGGGTTCCCGCGATGAATTTGAGGCATACCAGAGAAAATCATCGTCAACATCATCACCCCATGGAAAGCGAGTATTGGACCCAGCCCGAGCTGCGTATTCCCATTCAGCTTCAGTAGGAAGTCTTTTTCCTGTTTTTTGGCAATATTTCCTGGCTTCATGCCAGTCAATATGTGTAATAGGCTGATTTGGCTTGTGAAAAACAGAACGGTTAAAATCCATAACAGCATCCCATTTGCTCTGTGTCACCTCATACCGATCCAGATAAAACTCATCGAGACAAACCTTATGAGCAGGCTTCTCCCGGGAATTATCATCATCGTCCTCATACATGTAATCCTTATTTGTTCCCATCATGAAACAACCGGATTTAATCCGTACCATATCTGAAGGTAACTCAGCCCCGAACAGGGTATGGGGAGAAACAAACAGGACGAGCAATATAATTATGGAAATAGCGTTTTTCATTCGGTGAATTGTACTTGTTGCAAAAGTTAGGGTCAAGTAATGAGATGAAAAAATTACGTCAATCAGGTCCTAAAATTGATGTACTGTGTATAGATTTGCGAGATTTTGACGATATGCTATATAACTCAAAACTTTCTATCTGAAAAGCCCATGATAAACAAATTCTGTTTGAAGTTCTTTATTCTAATACTATTTCTTTCGATATTGTCTAGTCCCGCACACTCTTTTTATAAGAAAAAACTATATGTGGGGCAATTTCAAAATCCAGTGAATTGGGAAAAATCCTATAATCCCGGTGACATTGTCTCAGTATTATTAAACCAGGAACTCATGCAACGCAAACAAGTTCAATTAATTTCAATACCTGCAAATATTGACATGGGGAGGGATAAACCTGAGAAATCTTCAGATAATAAGAATATCGAGCCCGCTATTTATAAATCTAATAAATTTGACTTTCCTGAGACTGTATTTATTCAAAACACTCCTCCTGTCATGGGAAAACAATCAATGACTATGGATCAGATGGATGATGATCCTCTATGGCCAACCAAACTCGGAGCCAACCCATTGGGAGCCAGCTTTATTAATGTTAGGGGAAGCGTACTTAAATTCCAACCCGATAAGACTTTGGCAGATTCTTCGCTTTCCGGGGGAAGGGAAAGTGCTGAGCTAGAGGTTCACCTTCAATTAGTGCAAAATGCTACTGGAAGAATTCTTAATGAGAGAACATTCAAAACCTCCTCAAGTACTGGGACTCAACCATTTTCCATAAAAAACCTGAACGCTGAAGAAAATAGATACAGATCAAGCTCCATGGAAAATGCGTTGAATTCTATGAAAGATGCATTAGCAGCGTATATTTTAAAAGAAGTATATTCTGTGCCTCTGGAAGGAGAGATAATATCAGTTAAACGAACAGAGGTTGAACGAAAAAAAGGTGAAAAAACAAAAATAGAAGAACTAGTTCTTGTTAACCTGGGCTCTGTTAATGGAATTCGTATTGGAGACAAGTTTCAGGTAAATGCAGTAGGGCTTGGCATCAACGATCCCAATACAGATAATGACCTGGGTGATGTTTTTGTGAAAGTAGGAGTCATTCAAATAATGCAAATATGGGAGGGAACAGCCACAGCTATGTCCCTGGCAGGAAAAGATTATGAAAAAGGGTTTGTTGTGAGGTCGATGTCCAATAAGAAAACAAGTGGAGTTTCATCAACAAATATTGACCTGCCTGATCGTAAAGAGGAAATTCCCTGGTGGGATTTTCATGGCATTCGCAGTGTTAATTAGCAATATAAAATAAGGTTATTGTCCGTACTCCTGTAGAGAAGTAATAGTTAAATCACCTTCCTTGATAGCCTTTAATGCACCAACAATAGCCAATGCGCCGGCCATAGTTGTGCAATACGGTAAGTTTTGATTCAAAGAACTTCTCCTAAGAGAAAAAGAATCTTTTATAGACTGCTCACCAAAGACTGTGTTTATAACAATATCAATGTTTTTAGCTTCAATAGCTTCCACAATATGAGGAGAACCTTCTTTCACTTTATTTATAGATGACACCTTGATACCGTTTTTTTTCAGGTAATCAGCCGTGCCTTTTGTGGCAATTAAGTGATAGCCCAATTCTTCAAGTCCTTTTCCAATGACAACGGATTTTTCTTTATCAGAATCCTTGACACTTATGAATGCGGTTCCTTCTAATGGCAGCTTAACACCGGTAGCTAATTGTGACTTTGCAAAAGCACGACCAAAAAGAGTATCAATGCCCATGACCTCACCGGTGGATTTCATTTCCGGTCCCAACAAAACATCCACATCCTGAAACTTGTTAAAAGGAAAAACGGATTCTTTAACAGCAATATGAGAAAATTGTTTTTCCTTTGTAAAACCCAGTTCCTGCAGGCTTTTACCTGCCATGACTCTCGCGGCAATTTTTGCCAAAGGCACACCAATCGTTTTACTCACAAAAGGAATTGTGCGTGAAGCACGGGGGTTCACTTCAATGACATAAATAGCTTCATCCTTCACGGCGAACTGAATATTTATAAGCCCAATTACGTTTAGTTCTTTTGCTAATGAAATAGTCTGGTCTTTGATTTTATCAACCGTTTCAGGTTTAAGGGAAAATGCAGGCAGGGAACACGCGCTATCACCAGAGTGAATGCCAGCCTCCTCAATATGTTCCATGACCCCACCAATCACAACGTCTTTACCATCAGAAACTGCATCAACATCTATTTCAATGGCGTCAGAAAGAAAGTCATCTATCAATACCGGGTGTTCGGGGGATGCTTTGACCGCATGCTGCATATAATACTCAAGACGCTCCTTGCTATAAACTATCTCCATAGCTCGACCGCCCAAGACATATGAGGGACGTACGACCACTGGATAACCAATTGCATCAGCAATCTCACTTGCCTCCTTATATGAAACAGCAGTACCATTTGCAGGCTGGCGCAGGCCAAGCTTATCCAGCATTTGCTTAAATAATTCCCGGTTTTCCGCACGATCAATATCATCAGGATTTGTTCCAATGATGGGAACCCCTGCATGCATCAAATCCAATGCAAGTTTTAAAGGAGTTTGTCCTCCAAGCTGAACAATCACCCCATCAGGTTTTTCAACCTTCACAATATTCAAGACATCCTCGAAGGTTACAGGTTCAAAATAAAGCCTGTCTGAAGTGTCATAATCAGTACTCACTGTCTCCGGATTACAATTCACCATAATGGTTTCATAACCATCTTCTTTAAGGGCAAATGATGCATGAACACAACAATAATCAAATTCAATTCCCTGGCCAATTCTGTTAGGACCTCCGCCGAGGATCATAATCTTTTTTCTTTTAGTTGCATCAGCTTCACATTCTTCTTCATGAGTTGAATAAAGGTAAGGAGTATATGCTTCAAATTCAGCGCCACAAGTATCAACTCTTTTATAGACAGGAAAAATATTCAACTCAACACGGCGTTGAAATATATCTTTTTCATTGCAATCCAGGAGTCCTGCCAAATAAATATCAGAAAACCCCATTTCTTTTGCATGAAAAAGAATATTACGATCCAACTTTGTCACTCCACCTAATTTCTTAAGTTGATTTTCAAAATTGATGAGGGTGCAAATATTATCCAGAAACCATAGATCGATACCGGTGACCTGATAAATTTGATCGACAGTGATTCCTCTCCTTAATGCCGCTGCAACATGCCATAACCTGTCTGAGAAGGGCAGACTCAGTGCAGCTAAAAGTTTTTCTCTTTGTTGTTCTGGTGACAAGCCAATTTGATTCAGGCTAAATCGAAAATTTTCCTCAAAACCATAATGACCAGTTTCTGTAGACCTGATTGCTTTAAATAATGCTTCCTTGAAAGTTCTACCGATAGACATGACTTCACCGACAGATTTCATCTGTGTCGTCAAGACTGGCTCAGTCTGAAAAAATTTCTCAAATGTAAAACGTGGAATTTTAACCACACAGTAATCAAGAGTGGGTTCAAAGGAAGCTGGAGTGACCTTCGTGATGTCGTTCTTGATCTCATCAAGAGAGTAACCAACTGCTAATTTCGCGGCAAACTTTGCAATGGGAAACCCAGTAGCCTTGGATGCCAAAGCAGAACTTCTCGATACACGAGGATTCATTTCAATAACTATCATTTCACCAGAGTTTGGATCAATAGCAAACTGGATATTAGACCCACCTGTCTCGACTCCAATTTCCCGGATAATATCAATCGCCGCGTTTCGCATTATCTGGTATTCCTTGTCAGTCAATGTTTGGGCCGGTGCAACTGTGATACTGTCACCTGTATGAACACCCATTGGATCTAAATTTTCAATCGAGCAAATCATGACAACATTATCATTCTTATCGCGCATAACTTCCAACTCGTACTCTTTCCACCCAATAAGCGACTTTTCTATTAAAACCTGAGAAACAGGGCTTGCCTTAAGTGCAAACTCTACCAGTTGTCCAAAATCTTCTTTAGAATAAGCGATACTTCCTCCTGTTCCACCCAAAGTAAAAGAAGGTCTAATGATTACCGGGTATCCTGTTTCATCAACAATCTTCCATGCATCCTTCAGGTTTTCTGCATGACCACTGGGAGGAACACTTAGCCCAATTTTAAACATTGCCTCTTTGAAAAGGTTTCTGTCTTCAGCCTTTTTGATGGTCGCCACATCAGCGCCTATTAACTCTACATTATATTTTTCAAGGACACCTTTTTCTGCAAGGGCAAGGGCAACATTCAAGGCAGTTTGGCCACCCATTGTTGGAAGCAAAGCATCAGGTCTGTCACGTGCAATAATTTTTTCTACTACTTCAGGTGTGACGGGCTCGATATAAGTGCGATGCGCAAACTCGGGATCCGTCATAATGGTAGCCGGGTTACTATTTACCAGGACAACTTCGTAACCTTCTTCTTTTAGTGATTTGCAGGCTTGTGTTCCTGAATAGTCAAATTCACAAGCCTGACCAATCACAATAGGCCCTGCACCAATTAGAAGAATTTT contains:
- a CDS encoding formylglycine-generating enzyme family protein, whose translation is MKNAISIIILLVLFVSPHTLFGAELPSDMVRIKSGCFMMGTNKDYMYEDDDDNSREKPAHKVCLDEFYLDRYEVTQSKWDAVMDFNRSVFHKPNQPITHIDWHEARKYCQKTGKRLPTEAEWEYAARAGSNTRFPWGDDVDDDFLWYASNSSREPSEIGKKKPNSWGLYDMVGGVWEWVEDWFSLDYYSKSPTKNPKGPNRQSFRVIRGNSWMSEEQHLRVTSRHRGMSDPTDSYWVGVRCAMSP
- the carB gene encoding carbamoyl-phosphate synthase large subunit; translation: MPKRTDIKKILLIGAGPIVIGQACEFDYSGTQACKSLKEEGYEVVLVNSNPATIMTDPEFAHRTYIEPVTPEVVEKIIARDRPDALLPTMGGQTALNVALALAEKGVLEKYNVELIGADVATIKKAEDRNLFKEAMFKIGLSVPPSGHAENLKDAWKIVDETGYPVIIRPSFTLGGTGGSIAYSKEDFGQLVEFALKASPVSQVLIEKSLIGWKEYELEVMRDKNDNVVMICSIENLDPMGVHTGDSITVAPAQTLTDKEYQIMRNAAIDIIREIGVETGGSNIQFAIDPNSGEMIVIEMNPRVSRSSALASKATGFPIAKFAAKLAVGYSLDEIKNDITKVTPASFEPTLDYCVVKIPRFTFEKFFQTEPVLTTQMKSVGEVMSIGRTFKEALFKAIRSTETGHYGFEENFRFSLNQIGLSPEQQREKLLAALSLPFSDRLWHVAAALRRGITVDQIYQVTGIDLWFLDNICTLINFENQLKKLGGVTKLDRNILFHAKEMGFSDIYLAGLLDCNEKDIFQRRVELNIFPVYKRVDTCGAEFEAYTPYLYSTHEEECEADATKRKKIMILGGGPNRIGQGIEFDYCCVHASFALKEDGYETIMVNCNPETVSTDYDTSDRLYFEPVTFEDVLNIVKVEKPDGVIVQLGGQTPLKLALDLMHAGVPIIGTNPDDIDRAENRELFKQMLDKLGLRQPANGTAVSYKEASEIADAIGYPVVVRPSYVLGGRAMEIVYSKERLEYYMQHAVKASPEHPVLIDDFLSDAIEIDVDAVSDGKDVVIGGVMEHIEEAGIHSGDSACSLPAFSLKPETVDKIKDQTISLAKELNVIGLINIQFAVKDEAIYVIEVNPRASRTIPFVSKTIGVPLAKIAARVMAGKSLQELGFTKEKQFSHIAVKESVFPFNKFQDVDVLLGPEMKSTGEVMGIDTLFGRAFAKSQLATGVKLPLEGTAFISVKDSDKEKSVVIGKGLEELGYHLIATKGTADYLKKNGIKVSSINKVKEGSPHIVEAIEAKNIDIVINTVFGEQSIKDSFSLRRSSLNQNLPYCTTMAGALAIVGALKAIKEGDLTITSLQEYGQ